A stretch of Dietzia lutea DNA encodes these proteins:
- a CDS encoding NADP-dependent oxidoreductase, translated as MTTSTQIQLASRPTGWPTHGNFRTVTVDLPELAEGEIRVTNEFISVDPYMRGRMNEGRSYIPPFELDETMTGAAVGRVVESRSDDHPVGAVVLHNDGWRDVAQGDARQFRVVQEMDGVPVSAYLGVLGTTGLTAYVGLLHIGRFQAGESVFVSGAAGSVGSAVGQIAKLMGASKVVGSAGSPEKVATCIERYGFDAALNYKDGPVRKLLREHFGSENGEGIDVYFDNVGGDHLEAAIDLMNDGGRLALCGAISSYNDSERKPGPDNLWYAITRGLTLQGFTVNNYMHLFKEFAEKVGPWVASGELKFDETVVEGIDNSVDAFLDLMKGANTGKMLVKI; from the coding sequence ATGACGACCAGTACGCAGATCCAGCTCGCGAGCCGTCCCACCGGATGGCCGACCCACGGAAATTTCCGCACGGTCACCGTCGACCTCCCCGAGCTCGCCGAGGGCGAGATCCGGGTGACCAACGAGTTCATCTCGGTGGATCCCTACATGCGGGGTCGGATGAACGAGGGACGCTCCTACATCCCGCCGTTCGAGCTCGACGAGACCATGACCGGCGCGGCCGTGGGCCGGGTCGTCGAGTCCCGCTCGGACGACCACCCCGTCGGCGCGGTGGTTCTGCACAACGACGGGTGGCGCGACGTCGCCCAGGGTGACGCCCGGCAGTTCCGCGTGGTGCAGGAGATGGACGGGGTGCCGGTCTCGGCCTACCTCGGCGTCCTCGGCACCACGGGCCTCACCGCCTACGTGGGGCTACTGCACATCGGCCGGTTCCAGGCCGGCGAGAGCGTGTTCGTCTCCGGCGCGGCCGGGTCGGTCGGCTCGGCGGTGGGGCAGATCGCCAAGCTCATGGGCGCCTCGAAGGTCGTCGGCTCGGCCGGCAGCCCGGAGAAGGTGGCCACCTGCATCGAGCGCTACGGGTTCGACGCCGCGCTCAACTACAAGGACGGCCCCGTCCGGAAGCTCCTGCGCGAGCACTTCGGCAGCGAGAACGGCGAGGGGATCGACGTCTACTTCGACAATGTGGGCGGAGACCACCTCGAGGCCGCGATCGACCTCATGAACGACGGCGGCCGCCTGGCCCTGTGCGGCGCGATCAGCTCGTACAACGACTCCGAGCGCAAGCCCGGCCCGGACAACCTCTGGTACGCCATCACCCGCGGGCTGACGCTGCAGGGCTTCACGGTGAACAACTACATGCACCTTTTCAAGGAGTTCGCCGAGAAGGTGGGCCCGTGGGTGGCCTCCGGCGAGCTGAAGTTCGACGAGACGGTGGTCGAGGGGATCGACAACTCGGTCGACGCGTTCCTCGACCTGATGAAGGGCGCCAACACCGGCAAGATGCTCGTCAAGATCTGA
- a CDS encoding polysaccharide pyruvyl transferase family protein: MTPIRRAAPATRLRRRARRRLDTVRAAADARWGRPREGHGPVYLVAPAGNPNHGDEQLLAGWLRFLRHRLPGTPVVVDCHTPGQAAVLHHSEHPDVLFTDTLWRLAAQRAEAGAAAAVEFARRAVAELGTDPAVASGIDLARSASVIHLIGGGYVNDQWPHHLGVAAAAGELGRLAGARVVATGQGLLPCGEPALLADALRGYELVTVRDAGSLELLADSDLPVRHVGDDGWLALSAPGDLDAVAGGRLLIDHPVYSTDPDACRDVVLCAQSDLADPVAVADTVARVLADWGVPGERMSVVEAIPGGDRVVWDLVCARARAAVGGGAGSDGDDEVGRALAALQLHRARFVSFREVWAEGLPARPGQVWLTTRFHPHVFAAARGASGVAVRTGSAYYDVKHGSLADAGSPWVTVGVGEERVPAFPTAGGFDPEAVTGHVRAAVALAEELYPLG, translated from the coding sequence ATGACGCCGATCCGTCGAGCCGCGCCCGCCACCCGCCTCCGGAGACGGGCCCGCCGCCGTCTCGACACAGTCCGCGCCGCCGCGGACGCCCGGTGGGGGCGGCCCCGCGAGGGCCACGGGCCCGTCTACCTCGTCGCGCCGGCGGGCAACCCCAACCACGGTGACGAGCAGCTGCTGGCCGGATGGCTGCGGTTCCTGCGCCACCGGCTGCCCGGCACGCCGGTCGTGGTGGACTGCCACACGCCGGGTCAGGCGGCGGTGCTGCACCACTCCGAGCATCCGGACGTGCTGTTCACCGACACCCTGTGGCGGCTGGCCGCGCAGAGGGCCGAGGCCGGCGCCGCGGCGGCGGTGGAGTTCGCGCGCCGCGCGGTCGCCGAGCTCGGCACGGACCCGGCGGTCGCCTCGGGCATCGACCTCGCGCGCAGCGCGTCGGTCATCCACCTGATCGGCGGGGGTTACGTCAACGACCAGTGGCCGCACCATCTGGGCGTGGCCGCGGCGGCCGGAGAGCTCGGTCGGCTCGCGGGGGCGCGCGTGGTGGCCACCGGTCAGGGGCTGCTGCCGTGCGGCGAGCCCGCGCTGCTGGCCGACGCGCTGCGCGGGTACGAGTTGGTCACCGTCCGCGACGCCGGGTCGCTCGAGCTGCTCGCGGACAGCGACCTCCCGGTCCGGCACGTGGGTGACGACGGCTGGCTCGCGCTCTCCGCGCCCGGCGACCTCGACGCCGTCGCAGGCGGCCGGCTCCTCATCGACCACCCCGTCTACTCCACCGATCCCGACGCCTGCCGGGACGTGGTGCTGTGCGCGCAGTCGGACCTCGCCGACCCGGTCGCGGTGGCCGACACCGTCGCCCGCGTGCTGGCCGACTGGGGGGTTCCGGGGGAGAGGATGTCGGTGGTCGAGGCGATCCCCGGCGGGGACCGCGTGGTGTGGGACCTGGTGTGCGCGCGGGCGAGGGCGGCCGTCGGTGGCGGCGCGGGATCTGACGGCGACGACGAGGTGGGCCGCGCACTGGCCGCCCTCCAGCTGCACCGCGCGCGTTTCGTGTCCTTCCGGGAGGTGTGGGCCGAGGGGCTCCCCGCCAGGCCGGGGCAGGTCTGGCTGACGACCCGGTTCCATCCGCATGTGTTCGCCGCGGCCCGCGGCGCCTCCGGGGTGGCCGTGCGCACGGGGTCGGCCTACTACGACGTCAAGCACGGTTCGCTCGCCGACGCCGGGTCGCCGTGGGTCACCGTCGGTGTGGGCGAGGAGCGCGTCCCGGCGTTCCCGACCGCCGGCGGATTCGACCCCGAGGCGGTCACCGGGCACGTCCGCGCCGCGGTGGCGTTGGCAGAGGAGCTCTACCCGCTCGGCTGA
- a CDS encoding NAD(P)H-dependent flavin oxidoreductase: MALPSVLAGPLTVPVLASPMFIYSGPELVAAQCQAGVIGAFPALNARPQSLLGEWLDQITESNAAYAAANPDRYVAPFAVNQIVHRSNDRLEQDLATVVEHEVPIVITSLGAREEVNEAVHSYGGIVLHDVINNRFARKAIEKGADGLVAVAAGAGGHAGTQSPFALLREIREWFDGPLLLSGAIAHGRSVLAAQAAGADLAYVGSAFLATEESRATPEYKQMIVDSSADDIVYSNLFTGIHGNYLRGSIEAAGLDPDNLPESDPSAMDFGSGGANDSKAWRDIWGAGQGVGAVRSTGTVRDLVDRLRGEYDEALDALTAGVAALR; this comes from the coding sequence ATGGCTCTGCCCTCCGTACTCGCCGGCCCGCTCACCGTCCCGGTTCTCGCCTCGCCGATGTTCATCTACTCGGGTCCGGAACTAGTGGCCGCCCAGTGCCAGGCCGGGGTGATCGGTGCGTTCCCCGCGCTCAACGCGCGGCCGCAGTCGCTGCTGGGGGAGTGGCTCGATCAGATCACCGAGAGCAACGCGGCCTACGCCGCGGCGAACCCGGACCGGTACGTGGCGCCGTTCGCCGTCAACCAGATCGTCCACCGGTCCAACGACCGGCTAGAACAGGATCTGGCGACGGTCGTCGAGCACGAGGTACCCATCGTCATCACCTCACTCGGCGCTCGTGAGGAGGTCAACGAGGCCGTCCACTCCTACGGTGGGATCGTCCTCCACGACGTCATCAACAACCGCTTCGCCCGCAAGGCCATCGAGAAGGGCGCCGACGGGCTGGTCGCGGTGGCCGCCGGGGCCGGAGGCCACGCCGGCACGCAGTCCCCGTTCGCGCTCCTCCGGGAGATCCGCGAGTGGTTCGACGGCCCACTGCTGCTGTCCGGGGCCATCGCCCACGGGCGGTCCGTCCTCGCCGCGCAGGCGGCAGGAGCGGACCTCGCCTACGTCGGTTCGGCGTTCCTCGCGACGGAGGAGTCGCGGGCGACGCCGGAGTACAAGCAGATGATCGTCGACAGTTCCGCCGACGACATCGTCTACAGCAACCTGTTCACCGGCATCCACGGCAACTATCTCCGGGGCAGCATCGAGGCCGCCGGGCTGGACCCGGACAACCTGCCGGAGTCGGACCCGTCGGCCATGGACTTCGGCTCGGGCGGGGCGAACGACTCCAAGGCGTGGCGCGACATCTGGGGAGCCGGGCAGGGCGTGGGCGCCGTCCGCTCCACCGGCACCGTCCGCGACCTGGTCGATCGCCTGCGGGGCGAATACGACGAGGCGCTGGACGCCCTCACCGCCGGCGTCGCCGCGCTGCGCTGA
- a CDS encoding PadR family transcriptional regulator: MSLKFAILTSLTERKGSGIELARRFDRSIGYFWPATHQQIYRELDRLASAGLIRELPQDSPPRRGQPRRFAVTDDGRRSLVEWIGEDDAPDVTRSTLAVRVRAAAATGRTDEVRRALEHHRGRRRENLERNLEIERRDFSAVDPSDLRGVLQHRVLTLGIEEERVWLTWCDETLEALDRLPAR, encoded by the coding sequence ATGTCGCTGAAGTTCGCGATCCTCACCTCGCTCACCGAGCGGAAGGGCAGCGGGATCGAACTCGCCCGACGCTTCGACAGGTCGATCGGGTACTTCTGGCCCGCCACCCACCAGCAGATCTACCGCGAACTCGACCGGCTGGCCTCGGCCGGTCTGATCCGGGAACTGCCACAGGACAGCCCGCCCCGGCGCGGACAACCCAGGCGGTTCGCGGTCACCGACGACGGCCGCCGATCGCTGGTCGAGTGGATCGGCGAGGACGACGCCCCGGACGTGACGCGGTCGACCCTCGCGGTCCGCGTCCGGGCCGCCGCCGCCACGGGCCGGACCGACGAGGTCCGCCGCGCCCTCGAGCACCACCGCGGCAGGCGACGGGAGAACCTCGAGCGCAACCTCGAGATCGAGAGGCGCGACTTCTCCGCCGTCGACCCGTCGGACCTGCGCGGCGTCCTCCAGCACCGCGTCCTCACGCTGGGCATCGAGGAGGAGCGGGTCTGGCTGACGTGGTGCGACGAGACGTTGGAGGCGCTGGACCGGCTGCCGGCGCGGTGA
- a CDS encoding LLM class flavin-dependent oxidoreductase: MLHVNAFLFGCGHHSAAWRQPGSPVERLGDIAYWEELARTAERGCLDAVFFADGHSVLDPGSGSWWFLEPLTALSAMARATRHVGLVSTVSTTFFTPFHAARMLASLDHISGGRIGWNVVTSMFDAEARNHGMASLPGHSERYERAEEFVQTALALWDSWDADALVLDRTGLWADPAKVRAVRHAGEHFLVDGPLTVPRSPQGRPVLFQAGSSDPGRDLAARHAEGIYAVAYDDDAATAYASDLRRRAEAAGRDADSLVVMPGLVTYVGSTVAEARQKKAELDALLPVEESLAQLSLFTGQDCSDWELDAPVPELPPLAEFAGPQGRYETILRIVRKDSPTVRELLGTLAAGGGHCTMLGTPESIADEIERWYRAGAADGFNLMPPSYPDGLEDFVDLVIPVLQRRGLFRTSYDGASTLRELLAQ; this comes from the coding sequence ATGCTGCATGTCAATGCGTTCCTGTTCGGTTGCGGCCACCACTCCGCCGCGTGGCGCCAGCCCGGTTCCCCGGTGGAGCGACTCGGCGACATCGCGTACTGGGAGGAGCTGGCCCGGACGGCGGAGCGGGGCTGCCTCGACGCGGTGTTCTTCGCCGACGGCCACTCGGTGCTCGACCCGGGCAGCGGCTCGTGGTGGTTCCTCGAGCCATTGACCGCACTGTCGGCGATGGCGCGGGCGACCCGACACGTGGGACTGGTGAGCACCGTGTCCACCACGTTCTTCACGCCGTTCCACGCCGCCCGCATGCTGGCCTCGCTCGACCACATCAGCGGCGGACGGATCGGATGGAACGTGGTGACCTCCATGTTCGACGCGGAGGCGCGCAACCACGGGATGGCCTCACTGCCGGGGCACTCCGAGCGGTACGAGCGGGCCGAGGAGTTCGTGCAGACCGCCCTCGCCCTGTGGGATTCATGGGACGCCGACGCACTGGTCCTCGACCGCACCGGGTTGTGGGCGGATCCGGCGAAGGTGCGAGCGGTGCGCCACGCGGGCGAGCACTTCCTGGTGGACGGACCACTCACCGTGCCGCGGTCGCCGCAGGGCCGCCCGGTTCTGTTCCAGGCCGGATCGTCGGACCCGGGCCGGGACCTGGCGGCACGGCACGCCGAGGGGATCTACGCCGTCGCCTATGACGACGACGCCGCGACGGCGTACGCCTCGGACCTGAGGCGGAGGGCGGAGGCGGCGGGCAGGGACGCGGACTCGCTGGTCGTCATGCCCGGACTGGTGACGTATGTCGGGTCGACGGTGGCGGAAGCCCGTCAGAAGAAGGCGGAGCTCGACGCCCTGCTGCCGGTCGAGGAGTCGTTGGCCCAGCTGTCGCTGTTCACCGGGCAGGACTGCTCCGACTGGGAGCTCGACGCGCCTGTTCCGGAGCTGCCGCCGCTGGCCGAGTTCGCGGGGCCGCAGGGCCGCTACGAGACCATCCTCCGGATCGTCCGCAAGGACTCGCCCACCGTGCGCGAGCTGCTTGGTACCCTCGCGGCGGGCGGAGGGCACTGCACGATGCTCGGTACGCCCGAGTCGATCGCGGACGAGATCGAGCGCTGGTACCGGGCGGGCGCGGCCGACGGGTTCAACCTCATGCCTCCGAGCTACCCGGACGGCCTGGAGGATTTCGTGGATCTCGTGATCCCGGTCCTGCAGCGCCGCGGACTGTTCCGGACGAGCTACGACGGGGCGTCAACCCTCCGGGAGCTACTCGCCCAGTGA